One Paroedura picta isolate Pp20150507F chromosome 3, Ppicta_v3.0, whole genome shotgun sequence genomic window carries:
- the COXFA4L2 gene encoding NADH dehydrogenase [ubiquinone] 1 alpha subcomplex subunit 4-like 2 isoform X2 — MGVDGAKAASQPRPGVGGASLRAVIFRQFKRHPGLIPLIGIIGLGMGSAALYLLRLALFSPDVCWDKKNNPEPWNKLSPTDQYKFLAINTDYKSLKKDRPDF; from the exons ATGGGAGTGGACGGGGCCAAGGCGGCTTCCCAGCCCAGACCAGGGGTGGGGGGCGCTTCTCTCCGGGCCGTGATCTTCCGCCAGTTCAAGAGGCACCCAGGA CTCATCCCTCTCATTGGTATCATCGGACTTGGAATGGGGAGTGCTGCACTGTACCTTCTGAGGTTGGCCCTTTTCAGTCCGGACGTCTG TTGGGACAAGAAGAATAATCCGGAACCCTGGAACAAGCTAAGCCCCACTGACCAGTACAAG TTCCTAGCCATCAACACGGACTACAAGTCCTTGAAGAAGGATCGCCCGGACTTCTGA
- the COXFA4L2 gene encoding NADH dehydrogenase [ubiquinone] 1 alpha subcomplex subunit 4-like 2 isoform X1, whose amino-acid sequence MGVDGAKAASQPRPGVGGASLRAVIFRQFKRHPGLIPLIGIIGLGMGSAALYLLRLALFSPDVWYVPSGCWDKKNNPEPWNKLSPTDQYKFLAINTDYKSLKKDRPDF is encoded by the exons ATGGGAGTGGACGGGGCCAAGGCGGCTTCCCAGCCCAGACCAGGGGTGGGGGGCGCTTCTCTCCGGGCCGTGATCTTCCGCCAGTTCAAGAGGCACCCAGGA CTCATCCCTCTCATTGGTATCATCGGACTTGGAATGGGGAGTGCTGCACTGTACCTTCTGAGGTTGGCCCTTTTCAGTCCGGACGTCTGGTATGTGCCGTCAGGATG TTGGGACAAGAAGAATAATCCGGAACCCTGGAACAAGCTAAGCCCCACTGACCAGTACAAG TTCCTAGCCATCAACACGGACTACAAGTCCTTGAAGAAGGATCGCCCGGACTTCTGA